Proteins encoded in a region of the Nocardia asteroides genome:
- a CDS encoding FAD-dependent oxidoreductase has product MPYVVTQSCCSDASCVYACPVNCIHPTPDEPDFRTAEMLYVDPKACVDCGACATACPVDAIVSAKKLTAEQKPFIEINADFYRQSRPRPLLARPVPAARIHTERTPLRVAIVGSGPSAMYAADELLTQPEVSVTVFDRLPVPYGLARHGVAPDHDKTRKVGELFDVISAQPGFGSYLNVDIGAHISHAELLDHFHAVIYAVGASSDRKLGIPGEGLAGTVSATDFVAWYNGHPDHVDRSFDLSARRAVIVGNGNVALDVARVLTSDPATLAGTDIAPSALRALRESEIEEVVVLGRRGPLESAFTVPEFVGLLGCDVDIVVEGELPELGAELPFHVEQKLRLLHSVRTRPVGERKHVVFRYLAAPTEILGTDRVTGLEIGRTELVTDPDGRVRAVATGETERLDAGLVLTSVGYRGVAVPGLPFDEQAAVIPNEHGRVLERAGAAVVTGTYVTGWIKRGPTGFIGTNKSCAQETVRQLAADFNAGRLPEPAGTAAEFDRLVRLRQPAVRAGGAVEARPGRVRRLLARA; this is encoded by the coding sequence ATGCCGTACGTCGTCACCCAATCCTGCTGTAGCGACGCGTCCTGCGTGTACGCCTGCCCGGTCAACTGCATCCATCCCACGCCCGACGAGCCGGACTTCCGGACGGCGGAGATGCTGTACGTCGACCCGAAGGCGTGCGTGGACTGTGGCGCATGCGCCACCGCGTGCCCGGTCGACGCCATCGTGTCAGCGAAGAAGCTGACCGCCGAGCAGAAGCCGTTCATCGAGATCAACGCCGATTTCTACCGGCAGTCCCGGCCGCGTCCCCTGCTGGCGCGACCGGTGCCCGCGGCGCGGATCCACACCGAGCGCACGCCGCTGCGGGTGGCGATCGTGGGGTCGGGGCCGTCGGCGATGTACGCCGCGGACGAACTGCTGACCCAACCCGAGGTGTCGGTGACCGTGTTCGACCGGCTGCCGGTGCCCTACGGTCTGGCCAGGCACGGTGTCGCACCGGACCACGACAAGACGCGCAAGGTCGGCGAGCTGTTCGACGTCATCTCGGCGCAGCCGGGGTTCGGTTCATACCTGAACGTCGATATCGGCGCGCACATCTCACACGCCGAGTTGCTCGACCATTTCCACGCCGTGATCTACGCGGTCGGCGCGTCCTCGGATCGCAAGCTCGGCATCCCGGGTGAGGGCCTGGCGGGCACTGTGTCGGCCACCGATTTCGTCGCCTGGTACAACGGTCATCCCGATCACGTGGACCGTTCCTTCGACCTTTCCGCTCGGCGGGCCGTGATCGTCGGCAACGGCAACGTCGCGCTCGACGTCGCGCGCGTCCTCACCAGCGACCCCGCGACGCTGGCAGGCACCGATATCGCGCCGTCCGCGTTGCGGGCGTTGCGGGAGAGCGAGATCGAGGAAGTGGTCGTGCTCGGTCGGCGCGGCCCGCTCGAATCGGCTTTCACCGTGCCGGAATTCGTCGGCCTGCTCGGATGCGATGTGGACATCGTGGTCGAGGGCGAGCTGCCCGAACTCGGTGCGGAACTGCCCTTCCACGTCGAGCAGAAGCTGCGGCTGCTGCACAGCGTGCGCACCCGGCCGGTCGGCGAGCGCAAGCACGTCGTGTTCCGCTATCTCGCCGCGCCCACCGAGATCCTCGGGACCGATCGGGTGACCGGCCTCGAGATCGGCCGCACCGAACTGGTGACCGATCCCGATGGCCGCGTTCGCGCCGTCGCGACGGGGGAGACCGAGCGCCTCGACGCGGGCTTGGTGCTCACCTCGGTCGGCTACCGCGGCGTCGCGGTGCCGGGTCTGCCGTTCGACGAGCAGGCCGCGGTGATCCCGAACGAGCACGGCCGCGTGCTGGAGCGCGCGGGCGCGGCGGTGGTCACCGGCACCTACGTGACCGGCTGGATCAAGCGCGGGCCCACCGGTTTCATCGGCACCAACAAATCGTGTGCCCAGGAGACGGTGCGGCAGCTGGCCGCGGACTTCAACGCGGGCCGCCTGCCCGAACCCGCCGGTACCGCCGCGGAGTTCGACCGGCTGGTGCGGCTGCGTCAGCCCGCGGTCCGTGCCGGGGGAGCTGTGGAAGCTCGCCCCGGCCGGGTCCGCCGCTTGCTGGCCCGCGCCTGA
- a CDS encoding diiron oxygenase — protein sequence MSAAVTPAVDPDLEKAQEYAAKLLLLSEGSVNKHFDPFEDIDWDNPDFAADAGEERWILPVSADTVARHPWYQALSNEEKIAVGKYRQANIAKVGLQFESILISGMVIHNFGLPNGSPEFRYCSHEMIEEHNHTLMFQEMVNRIGLDVPGMGPLVSKFKYLGAPVAAWFPNLFFMAVLAGEEPIDHIQKQILRSGEDVHPIMRGVMAIHVAEEARHISFAHEFLKNHVPHAKPAQKFILSLAMPIVMWILGRAIVTPPRSFFSEFDIPDKVRKELFYGSKEAKQVFSDYFCDVRALAKDIGLMNPVAKTVWKALGIDGPSTRYRSEPLRAASKVA from the coding sequence ATGTCCGCAGCCGTGACACCCGCAGTCGATCCCGATCTGGAGAAGGCGCAGGAGTATGCCGCGAAGCTGCTGCTGCTCTCCGAGGGATCGGTCAACAAGCACTTCGACCCGTTCGAGGACATCGACTGGGATAATCCCGACTTCGCCGCCGACGCCGGTGAGGAGCGCTGGATCCTGCCCGTGTCCGCCGACACCGTGGCGCGCCATCCCTGGTACCAAGCGCTCTCGAACGAGGAGAAGATCGCCGTCGGCAAGTACCGGCAGGCGAACATCGCCAAGGTCGGCCTGCAGTTCGAGTCGATCTTGATCAGCGGCATGGTCATCCACAACTTCGGCCTGCCGAACGGTTCGCCGGAGTTCCGCTACTGCTCCCACGAGATGATCGAGGAGCACAACCACACCCTGATGTTCCAGGAGATGGTCAACCGGATCGGGCTGGATGTGCCCGGCATGGGCCCCCTGGTCAGCAAGTTCAAGTACCTGGGCGCGCCCGTGGCGGCCTGGTTCCCGAACCTGTTCTTCATGGCCGTGCTGGCCGGTGAGGAGCCGATCGACCACATCCAGAAGCAGATCCTGCGCTCCGGCGAAGACGTGCACCCGATCATGCGCGGTGTGATGGCCATTCACGTCGCCGAAGAGGCGCGGCACATCTCCTTCGCGCACGAGTTCCTGAAGAACCATGTGCCGCACGCGAAGCCCGCGCAGAAGTTCATCCTCTCGCTGGCCATGCCGATCGTCATGTGGATCCTCGGTCGCGCGATCGTCACCCCGCCGCGGTCGTTCTTCTCCGAGTTCGACATTCCGGACAAGGTGCGCAAGGAGCTGTTCTACGGCTCGAAGGAGGCCAAGCAGGTCTTCAGCGACTACTTCTGTGACGTACGCGCCTTGGCCAAGGACATCGGGCTGATGAACCCGGTCGCCAAGACGGTCTGGAAGGCGCTGGGGATCGACGGTCCCAGCACCCGGTACCGGTCGGAACCGCTGCGCGCCGCGAGCAAGGTCGCCTGA
- a CDS encoding Hsp70 family protein: MAVGLGLSIGTVNTVSVLAEEGSAKAPPGRRKSQRAQTITRPTTLTFDSTGVARVGMIPRHGRAVTEFADLTQRSSTWARVGNRALAPADLVATVAKCLVAEVQQDHPVDGAGLGIALTYPARYADEQVDALRAALDGVELQRVALVAEPVAAAAWLEADRGPLMPGLTLVYDLGGAGLDVTLVRVGAGCPHNPIVGVPLRSTEFGGRAFGALIAEHAGAGLSSVSESVADTIAGQLRARHVRASLELVYRCLRVADVTMADVDCVLVVGGAARPAEVAEVLAEELARPVIIAADPERTTADGAAIIGRRAAVAAEVAAEQRRVRRRRARRRATTRALVLSRRTRRRLGRAVVVTGVSAVFGFGTSILAAGDGVLVS, translated from the coding sequence ATGGCGGTTGGTCTCGGGTTGAGCATCGGTACGGTGAACACGGTTTCCGTTCTGGCGGAGGAAGGTTCGGCCAAGGCTCCGCCGGGGCGCCGCAAATCGCAGCGCGCGCAGACCATCACGCGGCCGACCACGCTGACCTTCGACAGCACCGGCGTGGCCAGGGTCGGCATGATTCCCCGGCACGGTCGCGCGGTCACCGAATTCGCCGACCTGACGCAACGTTCCAGCACGTGGGCGCGGGTGGGCAACCGTGCGCTCGCACCGGCGGACCTGGTCGCCACGGTGGCCAAATGCCTGGTCGCCGAGGTGCAGCAAGATCATCCAGTCGACGGCGCGGGGCTGGGCATCGCGCTGACCTATCCCGCCCGCTATGCCGACGAACAGGTGGACGCGCTGCGTGCTGCGCTCGACGGTGTCGAGCTACAGCGGGTCGCGCTGGTCGCCGAGCCCGTCGCGGCGGCGGCCTGGCTGGAGGCCGACCGCGGCCCGCTGATGCCGGGTCTCACGCTGGTCTACGATCTCGGCGGCGCCGGGCTCGACGTCACCTTGGTCCGGGTGGGCGCGGGGTGCCCGCACAATCCGATCGTCGGCGTGCCGCTGCGATCGACGGAATTCGGTGGACGCGCGTTCGGCGCATTGATCGCCGAGCACGCCGGAGCGGGCCTGTCTTCGGTCTCGGAGTCGGTCGCCGACACGATCGCCGGGCAGTTGCGCGCGCGTCATGTCCGGGCGTCGCTCGAACTCGTCTATCGCTGTCTGCGGGTGGCGGACGTCACCATGGCCGACGTCGACTGCGTCCTGGTCGTCGGCGGCGCCGCGCGACCGGCGGAGGTGGCCGAGGTCCTCGCCGAGGAGTTGGCCAGGCCGGTGATCATCGCCGCGGACCCCGAGCGGACCACGGCCGACGGCGCCGCGATCATCGGCCGGAGGGCGGCGGTCGCGGCCGAGGTGGCGGCCGAGCAGCGCCGCGTCAGGCGTCGCCGGGCCCGTCGCCGAGCCACCACCCGCGCCCTCGTGCTGTCGCGCCGGACCAGGCGGCGGCTGGGTCGGGCGGTTGTCGTCACGGGTGTGTCGGCGGTCTTCGGTTTCGGCACCTCGATCTTGGCGGCCGGTGACGGGGTGCTGGTGAGTTAG
- a CDS encoding sulfate ABC transporter ATP-binding protein yields MITVTNANKNYGTFAALDDVTIDIPSGELTALLGPSGSGKSTLLRSIAGLESLDSGVVTIAGRDVTRVPPQKRDIGFVFQHYAAFKHMTVRDNVAFGLKIRKRPKSEISKRVDELLGIVGLDGFQHRYPAQLSGGQRQRMALARALAVDPQVLLLDEPFGALDAKVRADLRTWLRRLHEEVHVTTVLVTHDQEEALDVADRIAVMNKGRIEQIGTPEDVYDRPANDFVMSFLGAVARLNGHLVRPHDIRVGRDPSMALAEHEGTADSAGVTRATVERVVHLGFEVRVELRNAATGDLFSAQVTRGDAEALRLSDGETVYVRATRIPELPTH; encoded by the coding sequence GTGATCACCGTGACCAACGCGAACAAGAACTACGGCACGTTCGCGGCCCTCGACGACGTCACCATCGACATCCCCTCCGGCGAGCTCACCGCGCTGCTCGGGCCTTCGGGCTCGGGCAAGTCGACGCTGCTGCGCTCGATCGCCGGACTGGAATCGCTGGACTCCGGTGTGGTCACCATCGCCGGACGCGATGTCACCCGGGTGCCGCCGCAGAAGCGCGACATCGGCTTCGTGTTCCAGCACTACGCGGCGTTCAAGCACATGACCGTGCGCGACAACGTGGCCTTCGGCTTGAAGATCCGCAAGCGGCCCAAGAGCGAGATCAGCAAGCGCGTCGACGAATTGCTCGGCATCGTGGGACTGGACGGTTTCCAGCACCGCTATCCGGCGCAGTTGTCGGGTGGCCAGCGCCAGCGCATGGCGCTGGCCCGCGCGCTCGCCGTCGATCCGCAGGTGCTGTTGCTGGACGAGCCGTTCGGGGCGTTGGACGCCAAGGTTCGTGCCGACCTGCGCACCTGGCTGCGCCGGCTGCACGAGGAGGTCCATGTGACCACCGTGCTGGTCACCCACGACCAAGAGGAGGCTCTCGACGTCGCCGACCGGATCGCTGTGATGAACAAGGGGCGCATCGAGCAGATCGGCACACCGGAGGACGTGTACGACCGTCCCGCCAACGACTTCGTCATGTCGTTCCTCGGCGCGGTGGCCCGGCTCAACGGACATCTGGTCAGGCCGCACGACATTCGCGTCGGCCGCGATCCCAGCATGGCGCTCGCCGAGCACGAGGGCACCGCGGACTCCGCTGGTGTCACCAGGGCGACGGTCGAGCGCGTCGTCCATCTCGGTTTCGAGGTGCGTGTGGAATTGCGCAACGCCGCGACCGGTGACCTGTTCTCCGCGCAGGTCACTCGTGGCGACGCGGAAGCGCTGCGGCTTTCCGACGGTGAGACGGTCTACGTTCGCGCCACCCGGATCCCGGAACTGCCCACGCACTAG
- the cysW gene encoding sulfate ABC transporter permease subunit CysW produces the protein MNLSPSTRISLRTVALGYLFVLLVLPLVIILWRTFERGAGAFVDSITTPAAISAFQLSILIVAIVVPVNVIFGIVTALALVRGKFPGRNLVQGIVDLPFAVSPVVVGVSLILLWGAGGWFGGLEEVGFKVIFNLPGMVIATIFVTLPFVVREVEPVLHEIGDDQEQAAATLGASKWQTFWRITLPAIRWGLTYGVVLTVARALGEFGAVIMVSSALPGKSQTLTLLVHGRYINDHNTFGAYSAATLLMGIALVTLLLMTLLERKRDAK, from the coding sequence ATGAACCTGTCTCCCTCCACCCGCATCTCGTTGCGGACCGTGGCGCTCGGCTACCTGTTCGTGCTGCTGGTCCTGCCGCTGGTCATCATCCTGTGGCGCACCTTCGAGCGGGGCGCCGGCGCGTTCGTCGACTCGATCACCACGCCCGCGGCGATCTCGGCGTTTCAGCTGTCCATCCTGATCGTGGCGATCGTCGTACCGGTGAACGTGATCTTCGGCATCGTGACGGCGCTCGCGCTGGTCCGCGGAAAATTCCCGGGCCGCAATCTGGTCCAGGGCATCGTCGATCTGCCGTTCGCGGTCTCGCCCGTGGTGGTCGGCGTCTCGCTGATCCTGCTGTGGGGCGCGGGCGGATGGTTCGGCGGCTTGGAAGAGGTGGGCTTCAAAGTCATCTTCAACCTGCCGGGCATGGTGATCGCCACCATCTTCGTCACACTGCCGTTCGTGGTGCGCGAGGTCGAGCCGGTGCTGCACGAGATCGGCGACGACCAGGAGCAGGCCGCGGCCACCCTGGGTGCGTCCAAATGGCAGACGTTCTGGCGGATCACGCTTCCCGCGATCCGGTGGGGTCTGACCTATGGCGTGGTGCTCACCGTGGCCCGCGCGCTCGGCGAGTTCGGCGCCGTGATCATGGTGTCCTCCGCGCTGCCGGGCAAGTCACAGACCCTGACGCTGCTGGTGCACGGCCGCTACATCAACGACCACAACACCTTCGGCGCCTACTCCGCCGCGACCTTGCTGATGGGCATCGCCCTCGTCACCCTTCTGCTGATGACCCTCCTCGAACGTAAGCGGGACGCAAAGTGA
- the cysT gene encoding sulfate ABC transporter permease subunit CysT, which produces MRVTGSVGPLGIATAVLWLSIIVLLPLAALTVTSFEDGWSGFADAVTAPAALDSLRITVLVSVVVALINVVMGTLIAWVLVRDEFPGKSVVNALIDLPFALPTIVASIVLLSLYGPQSPIDIHLNATQPGLVVALAFVTLPFVVRSVQPVLIEADREVEQAALSLGANNWTTFRTIVLPALTPAIISGGGLAFARAIGEYGSVVLIGGAIPRKTEMASQYIQKQIEIDRPVNAAAVSVALLAISFATLLVLRLLAERSARKEQAAR; this is translated from the coding sequence CTGCGCGTGACCGGCTCGGTCGGCCCGCTCGGCATCGCCACCGCGGTGTTGTGGCTGAGCATCATCGTGCTGCTGCCGCTGGCGGCGCTCACCGTGACCAGCTTCGAGGACGGGTGGTCCGGCTTCGCCGACGCCGTCACCGCGCCCGCCGCGCTGGACTCGCTGCGCATCACCGTGCTGGTCTCGGTCGTGGTGGCGCTGATCAACGTGGTGATGGGCACCTTGATCGCCTGGGTGCTGGTCCGCGACGAGTTCCCGGGCAAAAGTGTGGTCAACGCGCTGATCGACCTGCCGTTCGCGCTGCCGACCATCGTCGCCAGCATCGTGCTGCTCTCGCTGTACGGCCCGCAGAGCCCGATCGACATCCACCTCAACGCCACCCAGCCCGGCCTGGTGGTAGCGCTGGCGTTCGTCACGCTGCCATTCGTGGTGCGCTCGGTGCAGCCGGTCCTGATCGAGGCCGACCGCGAGGTCGAGCAGGCCGCCCTGTCGCTGGGTGCGAACAACTGGACGACCTTCCGCACCATCGTGTTACCCGCGCTGACGCCCGCGATCATCAGCGGTGGCGGCTTGGCCTTCGCCCGAGCGATCGGTGAGTACGGTTCGGTGGTGCTGATCGGCGGCGCGATTCCGCGCAAGACCGAGATGGCCTCCCAGTACATCCAGAAGCAGATCGAGATCGACCGGCCGGTGAACGCGGCGGCCGTGTCGGTCGCGCTGCTGGCCATCTCGTTCGCGACGCTGCTGGTCCTGCGGCTGCTCGCCGAGCGAAGTGCGCGCAAGGAACAGGCGGCCCGATGA
- a CDS encoding sulfate ABC transporter substrate-binding protein, with translation MARKSWLSPRRRYSAVAFAALAAVALTACGGGASDTVGGGDSDGSGGTLNLYAYAVPKPGFDKVVPEFNKTEQGKGVQIQQSYGASGDQSRKVKDGAEADVVNFSVEPDITRLVDAGLVDASWNADATKGIPFGSVVAIVVRKGNPKGIKDWDDLLKPGIEVVTPNPFSSGSAKWNLLAPYAAKSDGGKNPQAGLDYLSKLVSKEHVKVQPKSGREATETFLQGTGDVLLSYENEAIFAERNGDPIEHIVPPVTFKIENPVAVLKNSKNQQKAVAFRDFLFTPEGQKAWAEAGFRPVDPKVAADYAKDFPKPQQLWTIADLGGWKTVDKDLFTANTGSVAVIYDNATK, from the coding sequence ATGGCTCGCAAATCCTGGCTTTCGCCGCGTCGACGCTACAGCGCCGTTGCCTTCGCCGCACTCGCGGCGGTCGCGCTAACCGCGTGCGGCGGCGGAGCGAGCGACACGGTCGGGGGCGGCGACTCCGACGGCAGCGGCGGCACCCTCAACCTCTACGCCTATGCCGTGCCGAAGCCCGGCTTCGACAAGGTGGTCCCCGAGTTCAACAAGACCGAGCAGGGTAAGGGCGTCCAGATCCAGCAGTCCTACGGCGCCTCCGGCGACCAGTCCCGCAAGGTGAAGGACGGCGCGGAGGCCGACGTCGTCAACTTCTCGGTCGAGCCGGACATCACCCGCCTGGTCGACGCGGGCCTGGTGGACGCGAGCTGGAACGCCGACGCCACCAAAGGGATCCCGTTCGGATCGGTGGTCGCCATCGTCGTGCGCAAGGGCAACCCGAAGGGCATCAAGGATTGGGATGACCTGCTGAAGCCGGGCATCGAGGTGGTCACCCCGAACCCCTTCAGCTCCGGTTCGGCGAAGTGGAACCTGCTCGCGCCGTACGCGGCCAAGAGCGACGGCGGCAAGAACCCGCAGGCGGGCCTGGACTACCTGAGCAAGCTGGTATCCAAGGAGCACGTGAAGGTGCAGCCCAAGTCCGGCCGCGAGGCGACCGAGACCTTCCTGCAGGGCACCGGTGACGTCCTGCTGAGCTACGAGAACGAGGCGATCTTCGCCGAGCGCAACGGCGATCCGATCGAGCACATCGTCCCGCCGGTCACGTTCAAGATCGAGAACCCGGTCGCGGTGCTGAAGAACAGCAAGAACCAGCAGAAGGCCGTCGCCTTCCGCGACTTCCTGTTCACCCCCGAGGGCCAGAAGGCCTGGGCCGAGGCGGGTTTCCGTCCGGTCGACCCGAAGGTCGCCGCCGACTACGCCAAGGACTTCCCGAAGCCGCAGCAGCTGTGGACGATCGCCGACCTCGGCGGCTGGAAGACCGTGGACAAGGATCTGTTCACCGCGAACACCGGCTCGGTCGCGGTGATCTATGACAACGCGACCAAGTGA
- a CDS encoding glycoside hydrolase family 15 protein: MASTDDLTLNDSDGLPTSLSEPHRNGAYPPIDDYAFLSDCETSCLIASNGAVEWMCVPRPDSPSVFGAILDRSAGHFRIGPYGVNVPAARRYLPGGMILETTWQTGSGWLIVRDALVLGSWHNNDQRSKTHRRTPMDWDAEHLLLRTVKCVNGTVELEMSCEPAFDYHRATARWEYTGKVYEEATAVRSDDPSAGPTLVLTTDLRLGLEGREARARTRMKEGDEVFVALTWSELPAPRTFEEAASKMWQTTECWRQWITLGKFPDHPWRNYLQRSALTLKGLTYAPTGALMAAPTTSLPETPRGERNWDYRYTWVRDSSFALWGLYTLGLDREADDFFAFLNDATTGENGQRVPLQVLYGIGGERQLDELSLDHLGGYDHSRPVRIGNNAYNQDQHDIWGTMLDAVYLHVKSRQQVPETLWPLLVRQVHAAIEHWQEPDRGIWEVRGEPQHFTSSKVMCWVALDRGAKLAELHGQYEHAGEWYAIAEEIKADVLANGVNSEGVFTQVYGGDTLDASLLLVVLTRFLPPEDDRVRSTVLAIADRLTENGLVLRYRTETTDDGLSGEEGAFTICSFWLVSALVEIGEIQRARHLCERLLGFASPLRLYAEEIDPRSGRHLGNFPQAFTHLALINAVTHVIRAEGSGHAGRFQPAHTPQGHPV, encoded by the coding sequence ATGGCGTCCACCGATGACCTCACCCTCAACGACTCCGACGGCCTGCCGACGAGCTTGTCCGAGCCGCACCGCAACGGCGCCTACCCGCCGATCGACGACTACGCCTTCCTGTCGGACTGCGAGACCAGTTGCCTGATCGCCAGCAACGGCGCGGTGGAATGGATGTGTGTGCCGCGACCTGATTCACCGAGTGTCTTCGGGGCGATCCTGGATCGCAGCGCCGGCCACTTCCGGATCGGACCGTACGGCGTCAACGTGCCCGCCGCCCGCCGCTACCTGCCCGGCGGAATGATCTTGGAGACCACCTGGCAGACCGGCTCCGGCTGGCTCATCGTGCGTGACGCGCTGGTGCTCGGGAGCTGGCACAACAACGATCAGCGCAGCAAGACCCATCGGCGCACCCCGATGGACTGGGATGCCGAGCACCTGCTGCTGCGCACGGTGAAATGCGTGAACGGCACCGTGGAGCTGGAGATGAGCTGCGAGCCCGCGTTCGACTACCACCGGGCCACGGCCCGCTGGGAGTACACCGGCAAGGTGTACGAGGAGGCGACCGCGGTGCGCAGCGACGATCCGAGCGCGGGCCCGACGCTGGTGCTCACCACGGATCTGCGCCTCGGTCTCGAAGGGCGGGAGGCGCGCGCCCGCACCAGGATGAAGGAGGGCGACGAGGTCTTCGTCGCGCTCACCTGGTCGGAACTGCCCGCGCCGCGCACCTTCGAGGAGGCCGCGAGCAAGATGTGGCAGACCACCGAATGCTGGCGCCAGTGGATCACGCTCGGCAAGTTCCCCGACCACCCGTGGCGCAATTACCTGCAGCGCAGCGCGCTCACCCTCAAGGGACTCACCTACGCGCCGACCGGCGCCCTGATGGCGGCGCCGACCACCTCCCTGCCGGAAACGCCTCGCGGCGAACGGAACTGGGACTATCGCTACACCTGGGTGCGGGATTCCAGTTTCGCGCTGTGGGGTCTGTACACGCTCGGCCTGGACCGGGAGGCCGACGACTTCTTCGCCTTCCTCAACGACGCGACCACCGGCGAGAACGGCCAGCGCGTTCCGCTGCAGGTGCTCTACGGCATCGGCGGCGAACGGCAACTCGACGAACTCAGCCTCGACCATTTGGGCGGCTACGACCACTCGCGGCCGGTGCGCATCGGCAACAACGCCTACAACCAGGACCAGCACGACATCTGGGGCACCATGCTCGACGCGGTGTACCTGCACGTGAAGTCGCGCCAGCAGGTGCCGGAGACCTTGTGGCCGCTGCTGGTCCGCCAGGTGCACGCCGCCATCGAGCATTGGCAGGAGCCCGACCGGGGCATCTGGGAGGTGCGCGGCGAGCCGCAGCACTTCACCTCGTCCAAGGTGATGTGCTGGGTGGCGCTGGACCGCGGCGCGAAACTCGCCGAACTGCACGGTCAGTACGAGCACGCCGGAGAGTGGTACGCCATCGCGGAGGAGATCAAGGCCGACGTCCTGGCCAACGGCGTCAACTCCGAAGGCGTGTTCACCCAGGTCTACGGTGGCGACACGCTGGACGCCTCACTGCTGCTGGTGGTGCTCACCCGCTTCCTTCCGCCCGAGGACGACCGGGTGCGCTCCACCGTGCTGGCGATCGCCGACCGCCTCACCGAGAACGGCTTGGTGCTGCGGTATCGGACCGAGACCACCGACGACGGTTTGAGCGGTGAGGAAGGCGCGTTCACGATCTGCTCGTTCTGGCTGGTCTCCGCGCTGGTGGAGATCGGCGAGATCCAGCGGGCGCGGCACCTGTGCGAGCGACTGCTCGGCTTCGCCAGCCCGCTGCGGCTGTACGCCGAGGAGATCGATCCGCGCAGTGGCCGCCACCTCGGCAATTTCCCCCAAGCGTTCACCCACCTGGCGCTGATCAACGCCGTGACCCACGTGATCCGCGCCGAGGGTTCCGGGCACGCGGGCCGGTTCCAGCCCGCGCACACGCCACAGGGCCATCCGGTCTGA